In Candidatus Pelagibacter ubique HIMB140, a single window of DNA contains:
- the rpoB gene encoding DNA-directed RNA polymerase subunit beta, producing the protein MQLSFTEKKNIRKSFGKLKESLSIPNLIEVQKNSYKELTEFYAETELTKGFDRVFKSIFPIEDLNDKATLEYVSYRLEKPKFDVEECITRGLTYSSALKCTLRLVVYEIDQENNTKDILSAKEQEVYMGEVPMMTNSGTFITNGVQRVVVNQMHRSPGVFFDHDKGKTHASGKLLFNCRVIPNRGSWLDFEYDVKDFLYFKIDRKKKIFASTLLLALGFSKSEIVDEFYDSEQYTFDPKTEKWKTKFNPENYKAKNFSEEVIDAKTGEVVIKLGDKINFLNAKKLANDGLKDILVSRESLFGKFLHRDVKVSDEEEGTFKIGTELNDTIIQQILDGNIHSLQISVTNSINKGPYLLTTVLADKNNSKDEAITEIYKMLRPGEPPTIEIATQIFNNLFFSSDRYDLSDVGRVKMNSRLNQECSDKITILRNDDIIAIIHKMLDLRDGKDDVDDIDHLGNRRVRSVGELVENQARIGVYRMERAIKEKMTTLDVESAMPQDLINAKPLTVSLKDFFASSQLSQFMDQTNPLSEITHKRRVSALGPGGLTRERAGFEVRDVHPTHYGRICPIETPEGPNIGLINSLSTYAKINKYGFIESPYKKVKDGVVQDKVEYLSAMEETKFTIAQANTKLDKNGKIIEELVSCRQNLNFLLSKPDAIDYIDVSPKQLVSVAASLIPFLENDDANRALMGSNMMRQAVPLLKPESPLVGTGIESDVALDSGVTIVAKRDGVVDKIDGKRIVIKVTEETDFTESGVDIYNLQKFKRSNQNTCINQRPLVRVGDKVKSGDIIADGPSTKLGELALGKNVTVAFMPWQGYNFEDSILISERCVTDDVFTSVHIEEYEIMARDTKLGEEEITRDIPNVNEEALKNLDESGIVYIGAEVNAGDILVGKVTPKGDSASGPEEKLLRSIFGEKAIDVTDTSLRMSRGASGTVVDVRVFNRHGIEKDERSITIERAEIEQVQQDKLVEEEILERSIKQRASQILSGSSLTKKVKDLSEGTKLDFDIINNLSINDVFKITVGNVNDEATLAQLKDQYNKAKQDITERFEDKVLKIRSGDDLLPSVMKMVKVFVAIKRRLRPGDKMSGRHGNKGVVSKIVPVEDMPYREDGRPVDIVLNPLGVPSRMNVGQILETHLGWACKEFGEQIKNLVNENNKKIERTEKIEKFLKSVYGEDTFNEKVDKLSKNEFKDLCENLQNGIAISTPVFDGAKEKNVTDMLELANLPGSGQTYLWDGRTGEKFDRPVTVGIIYMLKLHHLVEDKIHARSTGPYSLVTQQPLGGKAQLGGQRFGEMEVWALEAYGASYTLQEILTVKSDDVAGRVKVYETIVKGEENFESGIPESFNVLVKEIKSLALNVELN; encoded by the coding sequence ATGCAATTATCTTTTACTGAAAAGAAAAACATTAGAAAAAGTTTTGGTAAACTAAAAGAAAGCTTATCAATACCAAATCTTATTGAAGTTCAAAAAAATTCTTACAAAGAATTAACTGAATTCTACGCCGAAACTGAATTAACAAAAGGTTTTGATAGAGTATTTAAAAGTATTTTTCCAATTGAAGATTTAAACGATAAAGCAACTCTTGAATATGTTTCATACAGGTTAGAAAAACCTAAATTTGATGTTGAAGAATGTATAACAAGAGGTTTAACTTATTCTTCAGCTCTTAAATGTACTTTAAGATTAGTTGTTTACGAAATAGATCAAGAGAACAATACTAAAGATATTTTATCAGCAAAAGAACAAGAAGTTTACATGGGCGAAGTTCCTATGATGACTAATAGTGGGACATTTATCACCAATGGTGTTCAACGTGTTGTTGTGAACCAAATGCATAGAAGCCCAGGTGTTTTCTTTGATCATGACAAAGGAAAAACACACGCAAGTGGAAAATTATTATTTAATTGTAGAGTAATACCTAACAGGGGGTCTTGGTTAGATTTTGAATATGATGTTAAAGATTTTTTATATTTTAAAATTGATAGAAAAAAGAAAATATTTGCTTCAACATTACTTTTAGCTTTAGGTTTTTCTAAATCAGAAATTGTTGATGAGTTTTATGATAGTGAGCAATACACTTTTGATCCTAAGACAGAAAAATGGAAAACTAAATTTAACCCTGAGAATTATAAAGCTAAAAACTTTTCAGAAGAAGTAATTGATGCAAAAACTGGTGAAGTAGTAATAAAATTAGGTGATAAAATAAACTTTTTAAATGCAAAAAAATTAGCTAACGATGGACTTAAAGATATTTTAGTTTCAAGAGAATCTCTTTTTGGAAAATTCTTACATAGAGATGTTAAAGTAAGTGATGAAGAAGAAGGTACTTTTAAAATTGGTACTGAACTAAATGATACAATTATTCAACAAATATTGGATGGAAATATTCACTCTTTGCAAATATCAGTAACAAATTCCATAAATAAAGGACCTTATTTATTAACAACTGTTTTAGCAGATAAAAACAACTCTAAAGACGAAGCTATAACTGAAATATATAAAATGCTAAGACCTGGTGAGCCACCAACAATAGAGATAGCTACTCAAATATTTAATAATCTTTTCTTTAGCTCAGACAGATACGATCTATCTGATGTTGGTAGAGTAAAAATGAATTCAAGACTAAACCAAGAGTGCTCTGATAAAATTACGATCTTAAGAAATGATGACATTATTGCAATTATTCACAAAATGTTAGATTTGCGAGATGGTAAGGATGATGTTGATGATATTGATCATTTAGGAAATAGAAGAGTACGTTCTGTAGGTGAATTGGTTGAAAACCAAGCGAGAATTGGTGTTTACAGAATGGAAAGGGCTATTAAAGAAAAAATGACTACTTTAGATGTTGAGTCTGCGATGCCACAGGATTTAATTAACGCAAAACCACTAACTGTTTCATTGAAAGATTTTTTTGCTAGCTCTCAACTTTCACAGTTTATGGATCAAACGAATCCATTGTCAGAAATTACACATAAAAGAAGAGTTTCTGCTCTTGGACCAGGTGGACTAACAAGAGAAAGAGCAGGATTTGAAGTTCGAGACGTTCACCCAACTCATTATGGAAGAATTTGCCCAATTGAGACTCCAGAAGGACCAAACATCGGTTTGATAAATAGTTTATCAACTTATGCAAAAATAAATAAATATGGCTTTATTGAAAGCCCATATAAAAAAGTAAAAGATGGAGTTGTGCAGGATAAAGTTGAGTATTTATCTGCAATGGAGGAAACCAAATTTACAATTGCTCAAGCAAATACAAAGTTAGATAAAAATGGAAAGATAATTGAGGAGCTTGTTTCTTGCAGACAAAATTTAAACTTCCTTTTATCAAAACCAGATGCAATTGATTATATCGATGTTTCACCAAAACAACTTGTTTCTGTTGCAGCATCTTTAATACCCTTTTTAGAAAATGATGATGCTAACAGAGCTCTAATGGGTTCTAACATGATGAGACAAGCAGTTCCTCTTTTAAAACCAGAATCTCCATTGGTTGGTACTGGAATTGAAAGTGATGTGGCTTTAGACTCTGGTGTAACGATTGTTGCTAAGAGAGATGGAGTTGTAGATAAAATTGATGGTAAGAGAATTGTTATTAAAGTAACAGAAGAAACTGATTTTACTGAATCAGGTGTAGATATCTATAACTTGCAAAAATTTAAAAGATCAAACCAAAACACATGTATTAACCAAAGACCACTTGTTAGAGTTGGTGATAAAGTTAAATCTGGTGATATTATTGCAGATGGTCCATCAACAAAATTAGGTGAATTAGCACTTGGAAAAAATGTAACAGTAGCATTTATGCCATGGCAAGGTTACAATTTTGAAGACTCAATTTTGATTTCAGAAAGATGTGTAACAGACGATGTATTTACTTCGGTACATATTGAAGAATACGAAATAATGGCAAGAGACACAAAACTTGGAGAAGAAGAAATTACCAGAGATATTCCTAATGTTAACGAGGAAGCTTTAAAAAATCTTGATGAATCAGGAATAGTTTACATTGGAGCTGAAGTAAACGCTGGTGATATTTTAGTTGGAAAAGTTACACCAAAAGGTGATTCAGCATCTGGACCAGAAGAAAAACTATTAAGATCAATTTTTGGAGAAAAAGCTATTGATGTTACTGATACATCTTTGAGAATGTCACGAGGTGCTAGTGGTACAGTTGTTGATGTAAGAGTATTTAACAGACATGGTATTGAAAAAGACGAAAGATCAATAACTATTGAAAGAGCTGAAATTGAACAAGTTCAGCAAGATAAATTAGTAGAGGAAGAAATTTTAGAGAGAAGCATTAAACAAAGAGCTTCACAAATTTTATCAGGATCATCATTAACTAAAAAAGTAAAAGATTTATCTGAAGGAACAAAACTTGATTTTGATATAATTAATAATCTTTCTATAAATGATGTATTTAAAATAACAGTTGGAAATGTAAATGATGAAGCAACGTTGGCACAACTTAAAGATCAATACAACAAAGCAAAACAAGACATTACTGAAAGATTCGAAGATAAAGTTTTAAAAATTAGAAGTGGTGATGATTTATTACCAAGTGTTATGAAAATGGTAAAAGTTTTTGTAGCAATTAAGAGAAGATTAAGACCAGGTGATAAAATGTCAGGAAGACATGGTAATAAGGGTGTTGTTAGTAAAATAGTTCCGGTTGAAGATATGCCATACAGAGAAGATGGTAGACCAGTAGATATTGTTTTAAATCCTCTAGGTGTTCCAAGCAGGATGAATGTAGGTCAAATTTTAGAAACTCACCTAGGTTGGGCTTGTAAAGAATTTGGTGAACAGATTAAAAATTTAGTTAATGAAAATAACAAAAAAATAGAAAGAACTGAAAAAATAGAAAAGTTTTTAAAATCTGTTTATGGAGAAGATACTTTCAATGAAAAAGTAGACAAATTAAGTAAGAACGAATTTAAAGACCTGTGTGAAAATCTACAAAATGGTATTGCAATATCAACACCTGTTTTTGATGGGGCTAAAGAGAAAAATGTAACTGACATGTTAGAGTTAGCTAACCTGCCTGGATCTGGTCAAACTTATTTGTGGGATGGAAGAACCGGAGAAAAATTTGATAGACCAGTTACTGTTGGAATAATTTATATGTTGAAACTTCATCACTTGGTTGAAGATAAAATTCATGCAAGATCTACAGGTCCTTACAGTTTGGTTACACAACAACCTCTTGGTGGTAAAGCACAATTAGGTGGTCAAAGATTTGGAGAAATGGAAGTGTGGGCTCTTGAAGCTTACGGAGCCTCTTATACTTTACAAGAAATTTTGACTGTAAAATCCGATGATGTTGCTGGGAGAGTTAAAGTTTACGAAACTATAGTTAAAGGTGAAGAGAATTTCGAGTCTGGTATTCCAGAGTCATTTAACGTCTTAGTTAAAGAAATTAAATCATTAGCATTAAACGTGGAGCTTAATTAA
- the rplJ gene encoding 50S ribosomal protein L10 codes for MNKEQKKNYIEEMTSKFESSKAVMVTHYQGLTMTQLDDLRAKMREHGIVFKITKNRITKLALEKTKCKDLSNLFTGPTAVAFAEDAIMSARILSKFAKDNENLKLIGGIMDDEVLDQAGVQNVASLPTLDEARANIVGILNAPASKLISILLAHSEKMSSLSAENSETQPKE; via the coding sequence ATGAACAAAGAACAAAAGAAAAATTATATTGAAGAAATGACTTCTAAATTTGAGAGTAGTAAAGCTGTGATGGTTACACATTATCAAGGCTTAACAATGACTCAATTAGATGATTTAAGAGCAAAAATGAGAGAGCATGGAATTGTCTTTAAGATCACTAAAAACAGAATTACAAAATTAGCGTTGGAAAAGACTAAGTGTAAAGATTTATCTAATCTTTTCACAGGTCCAACAGCCGTTGCTTTTGCTGAAGATGCAATAATGTCTGCAAGAATATTGTCTAAATTTGCTAAAGATAATGAGAATCTTAAATTAATTGGTGGAATAATGGATGATGAGGTTTTGGATCAAGCTGGTGTCCAAAATGTTGCTAGTTTACCTACACTCGATGAAGCAAGAGCCAATATTGTAGGTATTTTAAACGCTCCAGCTTCAAAATTAATTAGTATTTTGCTTGCACATTCGGAAAAAATGAGTAGTTTGTCCGCAGAAAATTCTGAAACACAACCCAAAGAGTAG
- the tuf gene encoding elongation factor Tu, with translation MSKEKFVRSKPHCNIGTIGHVDHGKTTLTAAITNVLAEAGGGTAVAYDQIDKAPEEKERGITISTAHVEYETEKRHYAHVDCPGHADYVKNMITGAAQMDGAILVVNAADGPMPQTREHILLGRQVGIPAIVVYLNKVDQVDDKDMIELVEEEIRELLTSYKYPGDTTPIVKGSALAAVEKRDDEIGKNSILELMKAVDEHIPQPAREVDKPFLMPVEDVFSISGRGTVATGRVESGVIKTGEEVEIVGIKETKKSVCTGVEMFRKLLDSGEAGDNVGILLRGIERTDIERGQVLCKPGSITPHTKFEAQAYILKKDEGGRHTPFFTKYRPQFYFRTTDVTGEVELPAGTEMVMPGDDAKFTVKLITPIAMAEKLNFAIREGGRTVGAGVVTKIIE, from the coding sequence ATGTCAAAAGAAAAATTCGTACGAAGTAAACCCCACTGTAACATTGGGACTATTGGTCATGTCGACCATGGTAAAACAACTCTTACTGCAGCTATAACAAATGTATTAGCAGAAGCTGGTGGTGGAACAGCTGTAGCATACGATCAAATCGATAAAGCTCCAGAGGAAAAAGAAAGAGGAATTACAATTTCAACAGCACACGTTGAATATGAAACTGAAAAAAGACACTATGCTCACGTAGACTGTCCTGGTCACGCTGACTATGTAAAAAATATGATTACTGGTGCAGCACAAATGGATGGAGCAATATTAGTTGTTAATGCAGCTGATGGTCCTATGCCACAAACAAGAGAACATATTCTTTTAGGAAGACAAGTTGGTATTCCAGCAATTGTTGTTTACTTAAATAAAGTAGACCAAGTTGATGATAAAGATATGATTGAACTTGTAGAAGAAGAAATTAGAGAACTTTTAACTTCATACAAATATCCTGGAGATACAACTCCAATCGTTAAAGGTTCGGCTTTAGCAGCAGTTGAAAAAAGAGATGATGAAATTGGAAAAAATTCAATTTTAGAATTAATGAAAGCTGTTGATGAACATATCCCGCAACCAGCTAGAGAAGTTGACAAACCATTCTTGATGCCAGTTGAGGACGTATTTTCAATTTCAGGAAGAGGAACAGTTGCAACTGGAAGAGTTGAATCTGGTGTAATTAAAACTGGTGAGGAAGTTGAAATCGTTGGAATTAAAGAAACAAAAAAATCAGTTTGTACTGGAGTAGAAATGTTTAGAAAACTTTTAGACTCTGGTGAAGCTGGTGATAACGTAGGAATTTTGTTGAGAGGTATTGAAAGAACTGACATTGAAAGAGGTCAAGTTCTTTGTAAGCCTGGATCAATAACTCCTCATACTAAATTTGAAGCTCAAGCCTATATTCTTAAAAAAGACGAGGGTGGAAGACACACTCCTTTCTTTACAAAATATAGACCGCAGTTTTATTTTAGAACAACAGACGTTACAGGAGAAGTAGAATTACCAGCAGGTACTGAAATGGTTATGCCAGGTGATGATGCTAAATTCACTGTTAAACTGATTACACCTATTGCAATGGCAGAAAAATTAAACTTTGCTATTAGAGAAGGTGGTAGAACTGTTGGAGCAGGAGTAGTAACTAAAATTATAGAGTAA
- the secE gene encoding preprotein translocase subunit SecE has translation MKNPIKFIQEVKQEAFKVTWPTWKETLQGALMVFVMAVVMSLFFLLLDQVLKFFLELLLKVSI, from the coding sequence ATGAAGAACCCGATTAAATTTATTCAGGAAGTAAAACAAGAGGCTTTCAAAGTTACTTGGCCTACTTGGAAAGAAACTTTACAAGGTGCTTTAATGGTATTTGTTATGGCGGTTGTAATGTCTTTATTCTTCCTTTTATTAGATCAGGTTCTTAAATTCTTCTTAGAATTATTGTTAAAGGTGAGTATTTAA
- the rplL gene encoding 50S ribosomal protein L7/L12 — translation MPDLNKIIEDLSSLTVAEAAELSKQLEEKWGVTPMAAAAPAAAGGAAPAEEKDDFTIMLVSAGDKKINVIKEVRAATSLGLKEAKDLVEGAPKEVKSGVNKKDAEEIKAKLEAAGAKVELK, via the coding sequence ATGCCTGACCTAAATAAAATTATAGAAGACTTATCAAGTTTGACTGTTGCTGAGGCAGCTGAACTTTCAAAACAGTTAGAAGAAAAGTGGGGTGTAACTCCAATGGCAGCAGCAGCTCCAGCAGCAGCAGGTGGTGCAGCTCCAGCTGAAGAAAAAGATGATTTCACAATCATGCTAGTTTCTGCAGGTGATAAAAAAATTAATGTTATAAAAGAAGTAAGAGCAGCTACTTCATTAGGTTTAAAAGAAGCAAAAGATCTTGTTGAGGGAGCACCAAAAGAAGTTAAATCAGGTGTTAACAAAAAAGATGCTGAAGAGATCAAAGCTAAATTAGAAGCTGCTGGCGCAAAAGTAGAACTTAAATAA
- the rplK gene encoding 50S ribosomal protein L11, with protein sequence MAKEISGFIKLQIKGGQANPAPPVGPALGQRGVNIMEFCKAFNDKTKSMAGKPVPVEITVYKDKKFDFKIKSPPASFYIKEAVKLKGGSKEPGRNIVASISKKQLEDIAKEKMNDLNAHDINEAVKIIAGSARSMGIEVKE encoded by the coding sequence ATGGCAAAAGAAATAAGTGGATTTATAAAGTTACAAATTAAAGGGGGACAAGCCAATCCTGCTCCTCCTGTTGGTCCTGCTTTAGGTCAACGTGGCGTTAATATAATGGAATTTTGTAAAGCATTTAATGACAAAACAAAATCTATGGCTGGCAAACCTGTTCCAGTTGAAATTACTGTTTATAAAGATAAAAAATTTGATTTTAAAATTAAATCACCACCAGCATCTTTTTATATTAAAGAAGCTGTTAAATTAAAAGGTGGATCAAAAGAACCAGGAAGAAACATTGTAGCTTCAATTTCTAAAAAACAATTAGAAGATATTGCCAAAGAAAAAATGAATGATTTAAATGCTCACGATATAAATGAGGCAGTAAAAATTATTGCAGGTTCAGCTAGATCAATGGGTATAGAGGTTAAAGAATAA
- the rlmB gene encoding 23S rRNA (guanosine(2251)-2'-O)-methyltransferase RlmB, producing the protein MNKSSFFIVGQHAVMEALRNPNRKVLRVFLTEDAKKNIHRKNPNKNLLEEVKVYFKSKKELDKYSSKEQLMHNGYVAEIEHLDQPELKEFIKEKNNLTFVCLDEVTDARNIGSLIRSAASFKIDGIIIKERHFPKDSKLMYKSASGCMEHVNIFEVSNINSTLKNLREKNFWVYGFDSKGQKDFTDVKWEGNNILLFGSEGFGMRQHTGKYADFFVKIDINEEIESLNISNSAAIVFHHLSYLKKKS; encoded by the coding sequence ATGAATAAATCATCTTTTTTTATTGTTGGTCAACATGCGGTAATGGAAGCATTACGTAATCCAAATAGGAAAGTTTTAAGAGTGTTTTTAACAGAGGATGCTAAAAAAAATATTCATAGAAAAAATCCAAATAAAAATCTTCTTGAAGAGGTAAAAGTCTATTTCAAATCAAAAAAAGAGTTAGACAAATACTCATCAAAAGAACAATTAATGCATAATGGATATGTTGCTGAGATTGAACATTTAGATCAACCAGAATTAAAAGAATTTATTAAAGAAAAAAATAATTTAACCTTTGTATGTTTGGATGAAGTTACTGATGCAAGAAATATAGGTTCACTCATTAGAAGTGCAGCATCATTTAAAATTGATGGTATAATAATTAAAGAGAGACATTTTCCAAAGGATAGTAAATTAATGTATAAATCAGCGAGCGGATGTATGGAGCATGTAAATATTTTTGAAGTTTCAAATATTAATTCTACCTTAAAAAATTTAAGAGAAAAAAATTTTTGGGTTTATGGTTTTGATTCAAAGGGCCAAAAAGATTTTACTGATGTCAAATGGGAGGGAAATAATATTTTACTTTTTGGATCAGAAGGATTTGGAATGAGGCAACATACTGGAAAATATGCAGATTTTTTTGTCAAAATTGACATCAATGAAGAAATAGAAAGTTTGAATATATCAAATAGTGCAGCAATAGTATTTCATCATTTAAGTTATTTAAAAAAAAAGAGTTGA
- the rplA gene encoding 50S ribosomal protein L1: MASKRYKKLPEKTKDLNAESIEKLLPELKKNCTTKFDESLDLSFQINNKQKKSEVNIRTVVNLPGGTGKKVKVAVVCEDNKAQEAKDAGADIVGGDEFVEQIKGGDLNFEKLICTPGMMIKLSKLGKVLGPKGLMPNPKLGSVSENIKQAVTDAKSGQVEIRNDKDGNIGVSIGKKSFSDDQLLKNYNAIIDALEKEKSNNTLKGDLIKSVFATSTMGVSYKVKLGKSI; encoded by the coding sequence ATGGCTTCAAAAAGATATAAAAAATTGCCAGAAAAAACTAAAGACTTAAATGCAGAGTCTATTGAAAAATTATTACCCGAGCTTAAAAAAAACTGCACAACAAAATTTGATGAGTCTTTAGATTTAAGTTTTCAAATAAATAACAAACAAAAGAAAAGTGAAGTCAACATTAGAACTGTAGTAAATCTTCCAGGAGGAACAGGTAAAAAAGTAAAAGTTGCTGTTGTTTGTGAAGATAATAAAGCACAAGAAGCAAAAGATGCGGGTGCTGATATTGTTGGTGGAGATGAGTTTGTTGAACAAATCAAAGGTGGAGATTTAAATTTTGAAAAATTGATTTGCACACCAGGAATGATGATCAAACTTTCGAAATTAGGAAAAGTTTTAGGTCCAAAAGGATTAATGCCAAATCCCAAACTTGGTTCAGTATCTGAAAATATTAAACAGGCAGTAACTGATGCAAAATCAGGACAAGTTGAAATTAGAAATGATAAAGATGGAAATATTGGAGTAAGTATTGGAAAAAAATCATTCAGTGATGATCAGTTATTAAAAAATTATAATGCAATAATAGATGCATTAGAAAAAGAAAAATCCAACAACACACTCAAAGGTGATTTAATAAAAAGTGTTTTTGCAACTTCTACTATGGGTGTTTCATACAAAGTTAAATTAGGAAAATCGATATAG
- the nusG gene encoding transcription termination/antitermination protein NusG — MKNWYIVQSHSSFENKVASLIKEEADKAKISEKFEEIIVPTHDVTEVKRGKRIQRKKKYFPGYVLIKSEMDNNIYHMIKGIKRVSGFLGSKGIPVPVSDKEVEKILGQIKDGVAQPKSGIDYSVGEKVQVVDGPFASFNGMIEEIDEEKARLKVSVSIFGRPTPVDLEYNQVEKVS; from the coding sequence ATGAAAAATTGGTACATTGTTCAATCACACTCCAGTTTTGAGAATAAAGTTGCTTCATTAATTAAAGAAGAAGCGGATAAGGCTAAAATAAGTGAGAAATTTGAGGAAATTATAGTTCCAACTCACGATGTCACAGAAGTTAAAAGAGGTAAGAGAATACAAAGAAAAAAGAAATATTTTCCTGGATACGTACTAATTAAGAGTGAAATGGATAACAATATTTATCATATGATCAAAGGAATAAAGAGAGTTAGTGGTTTCCTTGGATCAAAAGGAATCCCAGTACCTGTTTCAGATAAAGAAGTTGAGAAGATTTTAGGTCAAATTAAAGATGGTGTGGCTCAGCCAAAATCTGGTATAGATTACAGCGTTGGTGAAAAAGTTCAGGTTGTTGATGGTCCATTTGCATCATTTAATGGAATGATTGAAGAAATTGATGAAGAAAAAGCTAGACTTAAGGTGTCAGTTTCTATATTTGGTCGTCCAACACCGGTAGATTTAGAATATAACCAAGTTGAGAAAGTAAGTTAA